DNA from Synechococcales cyanobacterium T60_A2020_003:
CAAGCCAATATTCCCTATCGCAAGATCTATCTGCATCCTGCTGGGCATGCGACCTACTATCCTGGCACTGCAGCCATGCACATTAAGGTTCTCTTTCAGCCGGATGACGGTAAGCTGTTAGGGGCGCAGGTGGTGGGCTTTGACGGCGTTGATAAGCGGATTGATCTATTTGCGATCGCCCTTCGATCTGGATTAACCGTCTTTGATCTTGAAAATCTAGAACTGCCCTACGCTCCACCCTTTGGTTCTGCCAAAGATCCGATCAACATGGCGGGATTCTTAGGGGCAAATCTCCTGCGAGGCGATCACTTGCTATGGTACGCCGAAGATTATCCAGAGCACACCCAAGATGGACTCATTGTGGATGTGCGTACCCCCAAAGAATACGACGAATGGCATATTCCTGGAGCCATCAATATGCCGCTGAACACGGTGCGCGATCGCTATACTGAGCTTCCGAAAGATACTCCCCTTTTTGTCTATTGTCGGGTAGGCTTCCGAGGGTATTTAGCGTATCGAATTTTGGTACAAAAGGGATTTCAGGTCTTGAATCTCTCTGGTGGAGTACTGACCTTTAGCAGTTTTCATCCGACGGGTTACTCTACCGGGCAAGCGAACTATCCCTTTGTGGCTCATGCTGAGGATCAGATGGCTGAACAAATACTGGCGGCTAGTGCGGGTTAGGGAGCCGATGATTCGATAGATCCATTTCTAAAGTCTTATGTCTTTCTTGTCTCCCAACTTCTCCTCGACTGATATCCTACTCTAGGGGTTATTCTCTTCTCCCCTATACCGACTTCCCAACCCGATCTCGATGCTCACCTCATCGCCATCGAAGCCGTGACGGGAATTGATAATTGACGGAGGACGGGTGCCTGCCGAACATTGGCACGAGTCAGGACATTCGGGATCAACTTTGACAGAAGCAGAGACCGCTATATCCCTACGAGTCATTGGAGGAACTGATGTATGAAACGCCTTATTCGGTGGTGGAGTGTGATCAGTCTGATCCTGATCTGCAGCTTGGGGTTTCTGGGCTGGGCTCAGCCTGCCGTAGCCACAATGACTGGCCGCCAGACGATTCCCCTCTTGGCCGTCCAAACGAAGCTCTCTGAGGTCACAGATGAAATGGCCTGTCCTGCGTTGGATCAAAAAATAGACCTGAATAACGCGAAGATTTCAGCCTTCACCAACTGCCAGGGATTTTATCCCAATCTCGCCGTGTTGATTGTCCAAAACGGCCCCTATGACAAGGTTGAAGATGTCCTGAAGATTCCGAATTTGAGCGATCGCCAAAAAGCCCTGCTCAAAGCCCAACTCAAGAACTTCACCGTAACTCCTCCTCGGGTTCCCCTGGACATGCGAATGCCCGACCGATCCACGAGTCCTTTTATGGGGTAGGTAGGTGTTCAAAACGGGTTCTACCCATCGTTCATGCCGTTTCGGTGCCCCTCCGAGGGGAGGGGCGATCGCCCCTAGGTCGGTTAAGCTATGGGTAGGAATGGCGATAGAATAGGGATACCACTCTTGCTTTAAGCTAAGTTACGGGTCAACCCATGGTTCGCGCACCATCTCCCCCCCTCTCTTTACCAGAATTTCTGCTCCTGCCAGAAACCGAACCCGCCAGCGAATACATCAAGGGGGACATCATCCAAAAACCGATGCCCAAGGGACGCCATAGTCGCCTACAAGGAAAACTCTGCGCCACCATCAACCAAGTCGCAGAAGACGCCAAAATTGCCTACCCCTTCCCCGAACTCCGATGTACCTTAGCAGCAGCCCGTAGTGTTCCAGGAGGATGAATCCCTCCCGGTTCTACCGGAAATCCAACTAACCCTAACTGTGAATCAAATGTTTAGCTGGTTAACGATGCAGTAATTCAGTTTGGGTTGTCCCTGGCATTGATAGAAACCATCGAGCAACCCCACGGAATTGTGCTGTCAGTTCACCCTCCCCGCAACTAAAATTAAAGAAATGCTGCTAAACATTAAGACAGTCCGGCATTTGTTTTACATTTCAAGGGTTCAATTTATACTGAAATCCAGTTGAAACCTTAACCTGGGGCGCGATCACCATCTCTGTCCGGACATCCGTGCCCAGCGTTTCAGATCAACAACTTCAAAAAATGTGAGGATATGAACGATGGATATTAAACTCATTTTGACCGTGCTGACCCCCATCTTCATCGTGGCTTGCCTCTTCTTCGGTACCCGCAACGGCTTCTACGACACCGACAACTACCACGGCAACGGTTCTGCCCACTAAGTCCCATGCGGGTATGTTGATTCGGGGAAATCCTGTCTTTCCCCCTGACTGCGTTAAGGCTCGCAAAGCGGTAGCTAAGTCCGTTGAAGCTGGCAGCCTTCTCAAGCGTCTACAGGTGCAAACACATCTGTTCTGGGCTGCAATCCCCATTGAGCGATCGCCCACTGAGCCGTATTAGGAGACTTTGGACCCAAAAGGATCGCATCACAGTGATTGAGTTTGATTGTTTGCCCTATGGCGTTGGTCATGGACAAGAGGGGGTTTGTTTACGCATTCGCCTTGGTCCCCATCGTGTGCTACTCGATTGCGGATTAACGAATATTGATGCTCTGTTAAGCGTGGGGGACGGTCAGCCTCCGGCGGACTTTGTGATTTGTAGCCATGCCCATCCCGACCATGCGCGATCGCTTCTTGACCTGCATCGCGCCTTTCCCGATATGCCCATCTACGCCAGTGAAGTCACCTCACGACTCCTACCCCTGAACTGGCGCGAAGAACCAGATGTTCCCTTATTTTGCCGAGCGCTACCCTGGCGATCGCCCCTAGAAATCCAACGCGGACTATCCGTGACCCTTTGGCCTGCCGGACACCTCCCCGGAGCCGCCGCTGTTCTCCTAACCTACCACACCGCCAAACGCGACTACACCCTGTTCTACACAGGCGACTTTCTCCTCTCCAGTTCGCGCCTCGTGGAAGGGCTGCCGCTGGATGCCATGCGCGGATTGAAACCCGATGTACTGATCCTCGAAGGAAGTTATGGTACAGCTCGCCATCCCCACCGTCGCCAGCAGGAAAACCAGTTTGCCGAACGCATCCATCGGGCGATTGCCAATGGCCAGTCGGTGATTGTGCAAACTCCGGCCATGGGGTTGGGACAGGAAATCTTGATGCTCCTTCGTAGTCACCACCACTTCACCGGACGGGATCTCACCATTTGGGTGGATGAGGCGATCGCCCAAAGCTGTGATGCCTATTTGGAATTGCTGCCCCACTTCCCCAGCACCGTCCAGAACTTTGCCCGCCATCAGCCTTTATTCTGGGATGACCGAATTCGCCCCTACGTCAAGCGGTTGCCCGACGAGTTTCTCAAGGGAGATATGCAACTTCCTCAGCCCTCGGTGATCTTGATGGATGAAAACGCCGATGCCTGCCGTTACCTCACCCCTTCTGCCGAGAAATGGCTGCTGCTCCTGCCCGAACAGTGGCGACGAACGCCTGACGGTGGGCGATCGCCCTACGATCTCACGCGATTATCGCCCGCTGTCCAAGCCGCAATCCAATCCGGCAAACTCCAGGTGGATACCTACCTATTGAGTGAACACTGCGACGGATCGGGCACGACTCAGCTTATCCACAATCTCCGCCCCCAGCACGTCATCTTTGTTCACGGGATGCCGGAATACTTGTCCGATCTCACCAGCTTGGAAGAATTGCAGAATCGATACCACCTACACTCACCTGCCGCCGACACCGTTGTTGAACTTCCGATTGGCGAAACCTTCCTCCAGCCCGCCCCGCCGGATACCCGCTACGAAGGCGAACTCACCGAATTTGAAACGCTGGTGATGGTGACTTTGCCCGAATCGATCACGTCCGATGCGCGGTGGCAGGGCTTTGCCGACACGGGGCTTGTGGAAGCTCGGTGGCAAGGGGAGGAGCTGGTGCTGCGGGGGGTGTCGCAGCGGGAATTGCTCAACCAGGGCACGGAACCTAATCTCTCTCCAGAGGTTGAATGCTGTGAAAACTGTCAACATTACCGACGGCAGCGCTGCATGAGTCAGGCGTCGCCGCTGTACGGATTTCGGGTCAGTCCGGAGGGCTATTGTCCGGCGTTTGAATCGCTGAGTGCGTCGTCCTCGCGCGATCGCCGTGAGCAGTCTTCTTAAGCTTGCAAAAGTTGAATGCATGGGGGATGTTAGGTTCGCGATCGCCATAATTTGGGATCACGCCGAGCCTGGAAAACGGCTGTCATAACAACCCGGCTGGAAATCACTCGATGGTAAACAGCGTATGGGAATCGCCTAAGGACTGCTCGTCGAACATCTCGTTACACAATTGCATAGGACTCTGGCAATAGGCAGACTCGGTTGAGTATCTCATCCACACAGTTAATAAATTCATCGCCCAAACCAGGTTTTTGGCGTTCGTACCAGTTGTATGCATCGTTGATATCGTCACGAACGTCTGGACGAAATACCAGTGCATACTTCATGGCTGTTTCCTGACTGCCGCCTTAATC
Protein-coding regions in this window:
- a CDS encoding MBL fold metallo-hydrolase; protein product: MEFDCLPYGVGHGQEGVCLRIRLGPHRVLLDCGLTNIDALLSVGDGQPPADFVICSHAHPDHARSLLDLHRAFPDMPIYASEVTSRLLPLNWREEPDVPLFCRALPWRSPLEIQRGLSVTLWPAGHLPGAAAVLLTYHTAKRDYTLFYTGDFLLSSSRLVEGLPLDAMRGLKPDVLILEGSYGTARHPHRRQQENQFAERIHRAIANGQSVIVQTPAMGLGQEILMLLRSHHHFTGRDLTIWVDEAIAQSCDAYLELLPHFPSTVQNFARHQPLFWDDRIRPYVKRLPDEFLKGDMQLPQPSVILMDENADACRYLTPSAEKWLLLLPEQWRRTPDGGRSPYDLTRLSPAVQAAIQSGKLQVDTYLLSEHCDGSGTTQLIHNLRPQHVIFVHGMPEYLSDLTSLEELQNRYHLHSPAADTVVELPIGETFLQPAPPDTRYEGELTEFETLVMVTLPESITSDARWQGFADTGLVEARWQGEELVLRGVSQRELLNQGTEPNLSPEVECCENCQHYRRQRCMSQASPLYGFRVSPEGYCPAFESLSASSSRDRREQSS
- the psbU gene encoding photosystem II complex extrinsic protein PsbU; this translates as MKRLIRWWSVISLILICSLGFLGWAQPAVATMTGRQTIPLLAVQTKLSEVTDEMACPALDQKIDLNNAKISAFTNCQGFYPNLAVLIVQNGPYDKVEDVLKIPNLSDRQKALLKAQLKNFTVTPPRVPLDMRMPDRSTSPFMG
- a CDS encoding FAD-dependent oxidoreductase; this encodes MPLLPATPLSCNNAARLQNHPTHAVVVGGGYIGVEVAENLIHRGLQVDIVERLGQIMATIDHEMARDLQYHLIDQGIDLHLDTAVAGFEAVDGRVQVALSDGTHLTADLVILAVGVRPNTELAVKAGLPVGSRGGLKIDNHMRTVDPDIYAIGDMVETEHTITRQPILAALAGPANRQGRIAADNICGKSSTYESTQGTAIVKIFEMVGGGTGASEQMLRQANIPYRKIYLHPAGHATYYPGTAAMHIKVLFQPDDGKLLGAQVVGFDGVDKRIDLFAIALRSGLTVFDLENLELPYAPPFGSAKDPINMAGFLGANLLRGDHLLWYAEDYPEHTQDGLIVDVRTPKEYDEWHIPGAINMPLNTVRDRYTELPKDTPLFVYCRVGFRGYLAYRILVQKGFQVLNLSGGVLTFSSFHPTGYSTGQANYPFVAHAEDQMAEQILAASAG